The Falco biarmicus isolate bFalBia1 chromosome 1, bFalBia1.pri, whole genome shotgun sequence DNA segment gTGCCTAAGTAGAAATACTGGTACTGGGACTCCTAATTTGAACTAACTGATTTAGAGATGACTCTGCTGGAGGAATGACTTCCCGTGAGATGAACGCATTCACATTTGTCTGGTGCTGAGTGATTGGAAGTGGTTGGACACAGCTTTATTTTGTGTCATTATTTGTGAGCTCTGTGGACTCCAGCCTGGCTCTGTGGAGGTTATAGGTTTAATCAGGATGGAATTTTGTGTGCTAGCATTAGCAGGGCTTTCAGAGAACCTGTAAGCAGACATAAAGCAGCTTAATTCAACCTGGCTTACTTTCAGTTTCCACACTTTCAAACACAATTTATGCTTGGAGTATGTCAGTGGAAACCCTGTTACTGTTTTTAGGCCCCTGATGAATCTAACCTAATGTTTACTATATCTTAGAATCTTTTTATGTGACATCTCAGAGTCGATCCTTGCTCTTAAGCATTTAAAGACTGACCAGCAATGTTGGACTACATTAAGGACTATTCATGGAAGAACACATCTTAATCTCCAATCTTTATCTTTCTGGTTTGTAGAATGTTGTATactgctgtattattttttgcATCATGTGTCATTCATGTCTGATGACTGCTAGAAACATGTGTTTCCTCTCCTATTTCCTTTATGggaatagttttattttcattgattAATAAGGAAAGTCAGGTAAGTCTGGCAGTAATGTGGTAGCTGTATCATCCTGCTTCTTGTTTGCAGTGTGCTTGACTACAGAATGGAAGTACTTTCTTTAAGACTGATTCATTCCATGGCATTTGACTTCACTTATCAGTGGTACAGCCACTCGTTTGTCAGTTTGTGGCTCAGACATCTCTATGCTCTACTTTCATGTGTGCAGGGATATTGTTAGTGCAGTGGATAACATCCATTTTATAATTCTATCTAAATGGCCCTGTCAAGAGCAGATCACACTTGTAAACACAATTCATGGCCAGAGAGTTGGCAGTCTCACTGATGTCACGATATAACTGAAAAAACTAAGAACAGTGGCAAAAAAGGAGAGCAGAAGTTAATTACTCCAGTGTTGGAAAGATTGTGCACTAGAATGGACTGTATTAGTTATGTACTCTacaacattttcagttttttaagAATGAGATGAACAAACCAGACATGATCAGTCACTAATGTTTCTATTTAGGTGTTTATATACTACCTGCTATATGAGTAAGGAGACTTTACTACATTAATCTTAGCTTTCTTGCTATAGAACCTACTCTTTTCTCTCCCGCACATAATTCTCAGGTGTCAGACACACTAAGATATGCACTGGTCATAGGCCAGTGGATGCTTCCTAGCCTGGTTTTCAGGATGTCACCTGTGCATGGATCTGTTTATCCATCTTGATACAATATGGTTTGAGTCTTTGGTTCAAAATCTATTGTAACAGTGGTGGACGTTTCAAACACAATTgtctaaatattttcagagtaGGTGGTTAGGCTTCAGAGAAAGATCTAAATTAATGCTTCCtctaacagaaaaatgtgttgaaCATTCTCttagcagcagctgcctggtcaTTCAGCACACTGAAGCACCCACAGTGCCCTTTCTTGTCTGGTGGGAATGTCATGGGAGagaggaaactgaaaatactgttaGTGGTTTTGGGGGAAGCAAGGTTATAAAAGATttatctttaggaaaaaaataaaaaattgcttgTTACTTCTGCTAGTTGTGAAATGACTcgattattttttaaatcagtcttCCTCCATTACCCAAGGTAAGACAAACGACCATGAAGGTAGGAGTGATTGAGACCCATCACTCCCATACAATTGTTCCCAGCGTGGTAGTGCAAGACACCAGTGAGGACCCTGGACCAACAGACAAAGGGGAAAACAGGTATGTCAAATTTACTATTTTgtgtctttggggttttttttctttgatcatTTGCATAGAATTAACTAAGCACAGATGCTTGTCATCATCTGATTTTCTTCACCCTgtataaataaattacattttaaagattgTAATATATTGATTATTGTAAATATTTAGGGTATTAAAATCTGTGCTCTTTCAATTTCCTTAGATAACTTAGCCCATTACTATAATGGTGAGAAACAGTCTGTGAAAACTGAGATTAAATGGCTTTTTCTATATCAGCAGATATCATATAACTGTGTTGTTTTGCTGTTCCCCAGGCAACAGTACCTACCCGGTGCATTTGCATGCTACAATGTTAACAACAATAGTAATAAAGATGAGTAAGTATCTTtgccatttcagaaaatgagagTACTGCAATATTGCTTGTTTAAGCAGCAATGAAGAATGATATCTATCTAACCACTTCTTTATAAACAGTTTTGTCATTCAAGTAATCCCCAAAGAGACAGCACATACATTTAACTTCATGTACATCAATTATGATGATCATTCTCGATACTAAAGTTACTGGTATTATATCTATTAGTTTAAAACTCGATACTAAAGTTACTGGTATTATATCtattagtttaaaataaaagtagttcTATGTGAATACAATAAGCAAAAGAGTTTTTGAAGGCCAAACACCTAAGTATGTTATCCTTACTGAATTCAGATGATCCTAATAACTAAATGTGGAAGCAAGTGTTACATGCATCCCATGGGTctatcatatttttcttttccttagagaggagaaaaaaaagaaaaaagaaaagaagaggtaAGACAAAGAGTAGTAATACTACTATTTCTAAGATATtcaatttctttccaaatatgTTTTAACTTAGTCTGTAACAACTGAAAATTTAAACCTATTTCTTagcaagtcagaaaaaaaaaaggatggagaaacacaaaagaacaaggaaaaaaaagagaaaaacaaaaaaaaagataagtcCAAGAAGAACGAAAATAAAGAAGAgtaagtatttttcatttacatccTGCTATATTAGTCtaataaaactgcttttgatGTAAAACTGAATCCATTCATGGACATCCTGTAAACAAGGTGCTTATACTCTAGTGAATGAGTGTACAgatcctgctgctctcccttgACTAGAGTAGTTTTGATTTAACTACATATGTGGACAACAGAAATACGCATGCATGGAACTGATCTCAAAAAATTAATCAAGAAAAATCTCCTTTGGTTTCTGATTATCCAATATTTTTTGCATAACAACCTGCAGCAAAAGATGTGCCAGCGTAAAGCAGTCTCTCCCACACATAAGGACACCTACAACCAAGTAAACTCTTCTATGATCTAAAAGTTCTTGCTTTACCTTTTGCTTGGTAAATCCATAATTTTCTAGACAAGGAAAAGTAACTTAAAATAGTGCAGTACAAACTTGTGTGGTATAATTTCACattctttggtttctttatgTATAACATGCCAATGTTTCATCTTTCTTAGCGCTAGACTTTTCTCAGTGAGAAAGGCTTGATTTATCTCACTTACTGAAACATTAGTCAtcacataatatttttattttttaaaatatgatcaAATCATTTATCAGACAAGACAGTTCACTGGGTaggaaactaattttaaaaggttGAAATTACATGGGCCACTATAAACTGAAGTGGGACTGccaagctgctgctcagcaaaaTTTAGATTCTAAAGTTTGCGTCCTGACTCACAACGAGTAAGCATCTTCATGTTCTCCATGCATTCAAGCAAGGAAGCTTATAAAGACCGTTTATTTTACACTAACAATTTCTGGAATGCTTCATTCTTCAACAATTGTTATGTGTATTTTAAGTCTCTCattaaatctcattttttcccctgcctaTCACttaggaagaagaaagataCTTTCGTTATTGATCCAGCGGGAAATATGTATTACAACTGGTTGTTTTGCATCACAATGCCTGTCATGTACAACTGGACCATGATTATTGCTAGGTGATATACTCCTTTAATGACTGTATAAAACTTCTGGCAAATCATAATATCCctaaatagataaaaaaaaaaaatatttcattcatcACTGATTTCATgcaagtatttaattttcttttggtggtaatttacttttgtcttttcctATTCAGAGCCTGTTTTGATGAGCTTCAGCACTACTACATAGCAGTATGGTTTATTATTGATTACGTTTCTGATGCCATCTATGTTGCTGACATGTTTGTACGAACAAGAACAGGTAAGTATACTCAATGATTAATTCTTCTCCTTCATATATTTGCCTCAGGtggtttaaaatattctgaatattAATGCTGTTATTATCTGGATACCCATGATGAGGTACAATAGTGAAAAAGACATTGAGATTCTGAAAGACTGTAGTCTGTGACCTGTAAAAATAGGAGAAAATGATGTATTACTCAAAGAATACATAAAGCCTGAGGAAAGCTAGGCATGAGGTAGCCTAGACACAGGCTGTTCTGCCTGCAGATGACTCAGTAAGACAAAATAAACATGCAATGTGGCCAAGTGAAGACCAGCGGTTCTGCAACATTAGCACCTAAATCTGGATTTTGTATTAAAGGAGATGCAAATATTCCCTTGATTTTCAAGACCATCAAGCAGGCAAGACATCTAACTAACTTCAGCTGAAactgcttcttttaaaatcttatcCTACATCCAGAGCTACTGAGTAGATACACTCAACAGGGAACTGAAACACCCATGTTCAAATTCCTCCCCTCATTAACCACCCTTCCTACAGTCTGTGGagttttggtgtggtttttttttttcagatgttcacCACAGTGGAAAAGTGGAGGGAAAGAATCAGAGCtagaaatgtttaattttcaaatctGTATAGTTTAGCTCAAGCTGAACTATATAGCACTAAGTTGaatatttggaaataagaaattGCTTATTAAAAAGTAAGAGAAGTTATGTACCATCTGGAATTTGcacccaaaatatttttcaaaggagaTTTGGATTGACATTAAACATGACACAGATGATGTTGTAACATTTTTCGTTATTTACAATTTGATTTTAGGTTACCTGGAACAAGGTCTCCTGGtgaaagaagaacaaaagcttCAAGAGAAATACAAGTCATCTTTGCAATTCAAGTTAGATCTTCTGTCAATCATACCAACTGATCTCTTATACTTTAAGCTAGGACTGAATTACCCAGAACTAAGAATAAACAGACTACTCAGAGTAGCTCGGATGTTTGAATTCTTCCAGCGAACAGAAACGAGGACAAACTACCCAAATATCTTCAGGATCTCTAACCTTGTCATGTACATCGTAATTATTATTCACTGGAACGCCTGTGTGTACTACTCGATCTCAAAAGCCATTGGATTTGGGGCTGACACATGGGTCTACCCCAACACTTCTGATCCTGAATTTGCCCGTCTGACTAGAAAGTACGTCTACAGTCTCTACTGGTCAACACTGACACTGACCACTATTGGTGAAACACCCCCTCCTGTAAGAGATTCTGAGTATTTCTTTGTGGTTGTTGACTTCTTGGTTGGAGTGTTGATTTTTGCTACCATTGTTGGTAACGTGGGCTCTATGATCTCCAACATGAATGCTGCCAGGGCAGAGTTTCAAGCAAGGATTGATGCTATCAAGCAGTATATGCACTTTCGGAATGTGAGTaaagacatggaaaaaagaGTTATAAAGTGGTTTGACTACCTCTGGACAAACAAAAAGGCTGTGGATGAAAGGGAAGTCTTGAAGTATCTGCCAGATAAACTAAGAGCAGAGATTGCAATCAATGTTCACCTGGAAACACTAAAAAAAGTTCGGATTTTTGCAGACTGTGAAGCTGGTCTGTTGGTTGAACTGGTTTTGAAACTCCAGCCGCAAGTATACAGTCCTGGAGATTatatttgcagaaaaggagatATTGGACGAGAGATGTACATTATCAAAGAAGGCAAGCTGGCAGTAGTCGCTGATGATGGAATTACCCAATTTGTGGTCCTAAGTGATGGCAGCTATTTTGGAGAAATCAGTATTCTTAATATCAAAGGTAGCAAAGCCGGCAATCGAAGAACAGCCAACATTAGAAGTATTGGATACTCAGACTTGTTTTGCCTGTCTAAAGATGATCTCATGGAGGCTTTAACAGAGTATCCAGATGCAAAGGCaatgctggaagaaaaaggcaagcaaaTCCTAATGAAAGATGGGTTGCTGGACATTGATGTTGCAAATTTAGGAACTGATCCTAAAGATCTGGAAGAGAAGATCACCCACATGGAAGGAGCGATGGGCAGATTACAAACAAAGTTTGCCAGGTTGTTGGCTGAGTATGAAGCTGcacaacagaaactgaaaaaaagacttacacaaatagagaaaatattaaagccAGTTATAGAGCAAGAGTTTTCAGACTTAGAAGAAGCAGATCCATCCACAGATAAACCTGGACCATCAAAAGTGGAATAAAACAATGGAGGTTGCCAATAAGACTTAGGGTCAAATCCTGCATGGAACCGAATgcattaatttctaatttttgtAGGACCTGACTACTaattatgaaaaattacttgttGAGTTGACGTCACTAATTTCCTACAAGCAGCACTGGCAGGTTTCAGGAAGACAAAGAAGAATCAAGAGTGAGGATGGAAGATAACACCTTGGTCTCGCACAAACAGGTGGTATTATCTGCCAATGCGTTATGTACTCTTTATGTAACACTGCTCTACAGCAAATGCATTCAATCTATATACAGTCATACACCAGCAAACACTGAAAGTTTTGCTGACTATTAAAACAATGTATTGGTGTCTACTTACGGAAATAAGGaaaggttttttaaatattgtactTTTGAAGTCAATATGGACAAGATCCATGATATTAAATTTGTGtataaacaaacacattttaatatgtATTGATTAAGATAAGATTAATTAAGTATGAGAGATTATATAAAGAATTAGGTATACCTACAATGCAAATGTGAGTACTGAAGACTGtaacatttggaaaatattaCTACTTCATTGGATTCACCTTGGCTGATTTCTTGAAATGTAAGTGGGCAGTTTTAAATGGTCCTTTTTTCAGGATATTAGATGCAAAggctgggagagggaagaatATACAACTTTTTTGCAAGCATTGGTATGACAAATGTGGATGGCTCAAAATCTAGCTGTTCTTTCCACAAGCAAACGAGAAATAATATTGAAGACTGTTCTGCTCCATATAATCATATGGCTGCTAAACATGGATTATTGAGTTTTTTAAGATCTGTGCTTAGAAATTTTTATGTCCCTAATGTAACAGTTGTGGATGCTGGCAGACTGCAAGAAGCAGACATGACAGAGAGAGGCAAAACTCTCTCCAGACTGTCTTCTGTAGCTGCTGTTAGGGAAAGAATACAGCAACTAAAtaggttctttttttaattggtatttctttcttctgttcacAACTACTACTAAGATAGTAGAATCAACTGTTTCTTACGTCAGATGTTTTCAACTGCTTTGAGAAGcattatttcttgtatttttccctAATTTATGTCTTCTTCCACTGGCAAAAATTGGTTTTATTAGTTGTGGTCTCAGCAGGGTATTTTCAGTAGACTTTGATCACAGCTACTTAACATTGGAAAAATTTGATGACAAGGAGTGAAGAAAAGGATTGCAAGGAGAGAATGGATAATTCTGTATTTAGAGCAATTCAATTATTCTGGGCAACTGGACTGCCACTGTTAAAATATTACATATGTAAATGCTACTCTCACTTGATAATATTGCTATACTTTAATTCTTCTCTTTAATAGATGGAGATATTATAAATTGCATCTTTTGTAAAGTGCATTCATTtctggttgttttattttttgtaatgttGATAGGTTTACAGAATGCCAGGGATCTATAAATAACTCCTGATTTCAGTGCAAGGATTAAATAGTAATTGATGTAATTAATTAGCTTTAATCAAATTAATGAAATACAATTCCCTTAAAGTAATGCTTAGGATATATATGGAACAACAAggataaatataaatatgaagTGGCTGTTCATTCACTACTGATCCTGTGCTTTGAATGCCAAACAGTGTAATTTGCTGGTGAGGGGAAGGAGTATGCCATCATTTCATTACAGACTATCTGTGCACATAGGAACAAGCGTTATTCTGGCATGGAACTATATTGTAAATGTTGGAATTTGCAATCAGCATTCTTTCAATTCAGGACTTGAATATAATTTGCAatctgcaaggcagcagcaccctgtAGGGCTGTGTTATGTTCCACTAGGCACTTAGTAAGCACTTCTCTCCTTTGCTGAAGAGTTTAGGACTTTGTATTAGAGAAATGTGTGATAGTATAATGAATTTGAATTAATAAAGGCTGAGATATActgttcacattttttcttttattgatcCTTCAGTCTATGACACAAGCTGTAGTCACTAGCTGCCTttcttggaaataaatattctttgatttaaaacacttaaaaataaaacagaaaaacagaattgaTCTCCAGCAGTTTACTTAATATTTTCAGACTCTTATTGATTGGAAATCTTgtattatttatcttttataagcatgtatttcctgaaaaataaccccaaacaCTAAATGCAGAGTTTCTTCCtgacacaaaacaaaccataacTGCTACAAGGAAATGTCAATGAAATTTAAACTATTTCAGCTTGCACTTATTTGTCAGTACTTTTCAGGAGGCACACTGGCTCCTCAATATATGTTTCCATGCAGCATAGAAGCTTTTGGATGTACTTCAGTAAAGTTTTGAAACACGTTTTGTGGCCAGTTTTTAACTATCCCATTGCGAGGAGCAGCTGTGAAGAAAACGTGTGCAAGAGCCTGGCGCTGGAGGAACGGCTGCGAGGTTTGctcaggagaaaaggaggccAAGGGGTGTCCCCATGGCTCTCCTCAGCTCCCTGAGGGGGAGTTCTAGCAAGGTGGGGGTTGGCCTCTTCTCCCAtgtaacaagtgacaggacaagaggaactGGCCTCAAGCTGTATCatgggaggtttagatgggatatcagaaaaaatatcttgacCCTGGGGGGTACTCCTGAGACATGCAGGTGCGGCACTGAGGGACACGCCAAGTGGGGGGCTGGGCACCGCTCCGTTGGCTGTTGGACCCGATGCGGCGAGCCCCGGCGGCCGCGTGCGCCCCGATGCACGCTGGGTGCTGGAGTCCCCCAGCCGCCACTTCCGCCCCGGCCGCGCggggggtgctgggagctgtagtcGCGCTGCCGGGGGAGCTCGCAGGTGTCCCCGCCGCCTCCACCGCCGCTTCCGGAcggaggggccgggccgggccgggccgggcgggagAGCTCGCCtcggggcggccgccgcccgTGGGGTGAGGAGGGGTCGGTCTTCCTCCGCCGTCCTTTGCTCACTGGCGGGGAGAAATGGAGGCGCCCTGGCGCCagggcggccggggccgcggccgcgccAGGCCCGGGGATGGGCTCGCCGCTCGCGCTGGGGCGGCtgcccggcccccggccccgcgggccCGCGGCGTTGCCTGTGTTGCGGCCGGCGAGACCAGCGGCGGGGGAGCCAGCGGTGAGTCTCCAGTCCTCCGCGCTACccctgcccggccgggggctgcgaGGCCCCGGGCTGAGGAGCCGGCTGTGGGCCGGAGCCCAGCCGCGGCGTGGGGAGCCCCTACAGGTGCCCGGGTCGGGGCTGACCCCGGCGGCGTGGGGAAGGcaggcgggcggggggaggccgCCCCCTCCTCACCGCGCAGCCCGGCGGTGGCCGGCCGGTACGTTCTGGAGGAACCGCGGAGTCCTCGGGGAAGTTGCTGGGGGCTCGGGGGCTGTGTCCTCCCCAGGGTGCACAATCTGTGCCCTTCGAGGCACTGGATTTGCTCTCAGAGTAAAGCATGAAGTAATGGACGAAGCAGCTGTTTTTCAGTACGGTTGGAAGGTTCAGGGGAGCGCTGCCTGCTAGGAGCTCATAACTGCTGTTATGTTCTGGCCAGCGTGCCACAATGCCCCGGTCTGGGAAAGGTAAGGGCTTTCCAATGCACCGAGTTGCTATGAGTGTAAGTTGATATTTACGAAATATTTCGGAGGTAGAGAAACGCCAAATACTGAGCTCTTTTAAGTGGCAGCATGGTTTTTTAAGGAAAGCCCTAAAACTCAGCTTGACGGAACCCCAGCAAATATATTGGCTGCAATAGTCTCATATGGAAAACTAGCAGGTACTTAAGACCTGTGATGCGCTGAAGACCTTTATATTGGCATGGTATGTTATGTTAGAGGCACTTTGGTTTATTAAGAACTCTGTTAAGCTATacagttttttttctccatgtgaGAATCTTCCTTTATTTAGTGTGCATCAGCTTTAGAAAAACCCAAggtttatattaaaatactCTGTCACTTTTAAGCTTGCCACTTTTGCAATAAGGATTTGTTGGATGGACGGAGATCGATAAAAGTCATAacttaaaaaataccaaatgtTAGGAGAGGTAGCTGTGGATCATTAGCAAATTATAACAATTGACCTTGTCACGAATTGcctgttttgttgggttttttccttccttataCTATGAAAGTTGTGTTTGTGTACgatgtgtgtgggggggtttAAAACATCCTTCTTATAAAGTAGCATTATAGACGCGTATATTCTAGTATGTTTGGTTCGATTTGTCAGCAGTAACTGACAGATAATAATCCTGCTCTGAAGTTTATGAATAATacaattttatgttttcttgaGTGGTATTGAAAAAGTAGCAATGTACTGCCCTTAAAAACATGAAATCAGCAAGCAAGAAAAGGACAGCTGAAATATGTAGAACTGAACGTGGTGCTATGATTAGCTATTATGTTATTAATCATTGTTAATCTGTTATCTTAATAGAATTAtcttcacagaagaaatttGATGAAATTAAGAAGGCTAATCAGGCTGCAGCAAAAAAGCTAGTTGAAGACCAGTTTAGCTCCTCAtctgaagatgatgatgaagatgctgaagtaaaacaaggaaagaTTTTGGCCAAAACGTTTACCATTTACACCAGTCAAACtggtaaatttttttttgtttattgacTTCTGTTTCTCTATGAAAGCATAAACAATGCTGTAATATTGGCTGTGTGATAGAATTTTTCCATACTTGGAGGGTAAAGCACTTTATTCTgacttgtattaaaaatatttgttcccAGCAATGTGTGCTGGCAATACTTCTTGCCGTTTTATAGAGAGTCAGTGGTGTATTTTTGAAACAGCCTTAAGTACTTTTAATAATGTGGTTTTGTAATAATATATGACTGGCTtctcttcagaggaaaaaaaacccaaacttttacAGCAGTCTCAACATGTACAGAATAGCATATCAAACATTActgattgctttaaaaatctttatatgTTAAAGATGGAGATGCAAGTGAACTGGAACGTACAAGACAGTACATGAATGAAGCTTTTCAGTCAGGGGCTATGACGTGTCTGATCTGCATTGCTTCAGTTAAAAGGAACCAAGCTGTAAGTATTTTATAGTAGTTTTTTAGAATAAAGCAAATATAACTATCTGAATAACTTGTGTTTAGTTATACTACTAAGGTAATTCTTGGGACTCATAGTTTTAAAATGATGTGTACTAAATGCAACATTTGGCATCTTTGGATTTTTTCAAACGCTTGAAGAAATAAGTGCTTATATATACATACCTTGTAatcagaatattatttttttacctatGTTTGTTATCATAATGtaaattagttatttttaagttttagagTCTAGCAGatgaaaaaatgaagtgctTGAAGGCCAGTGCTTGCAATGGTGTATGCAGTAAGCTATGTTGTGGCAAACACGAACACCAAAGCAAGAAATAACTTGGAAGTTAGGAAGTACTATTGTCAGATTTATAGCAGGGAAGCTAAAATAAACTTAGCAGCTCCAAATGCTGATCAAGTGAAAGAGAAGGGTGGCATGTCTTAGAAGATTGTCTTATTTTATATAGGTACACTTTTTGTGGGAGAGATTTCAGGACaaatcttttttgcttttattgttaTCTATCAACTTCCCTTTGACACTGACAGGCCCAGCCCTGTTTCTGTAATGGTTACTTGAATCAAATACGTGTTTGCAACTGTATGcttaacactaaaaaaaaaaagtgcagaaaatTGTCAGCTTCTGATGCTGAGTGTATCTGGACTACAAGTATCCAATGAAACTGTAATTATTAActttcttttagaaagaaatgtaatgttTTACATGTATTCTTAACATTtaatctggtttttttcaggccTTGACATATGTGCTTGGATTAATTTTAAAGCGCTTTATCTCTTGATAGAGTTAATCTCACCTCAGAAGAAGTGAGATTATTTGGCAACTTGGAAGTCATCTTTTATAACTCAGTGGTTTGTTAGTTATATTGAATCTGTAAAGTTTCAGACAACCGTTTGTTTACTTAATGTCTCCTGTTTAGCTTTAGTTTTGGGAAGTTAGTTACTGTACTTTTAGAAACTTACGTCAATGACTTTGTCCTCTATAAGTTAATGGCAAAATTCTCCTTGTTTTCACAGTATAATTTTATAACAATGTCataagttattaaaaaataaataaattaaaacttaaattttctgctgcttttctcttacCAAATTGCTGTAGTCATTCTAAGCCAACAATTTAAGACATCAATATATGAAAAGTAGCAAAGTCATAGAACTGCATTTCTGTTACTTAAATTGCTTTTCAGCAGTAGGCTGATATTCTAAGCAAAGGATTGTGATTTCACCCCAGAACAGACAAACAGAAGTACTTGGGGACAAGAATATAAAGGTTTAGTGATGGAGACAGGATACTGGCAAAACCAGCTCTCttaaatacatttgcttttaattctgttctATACCTCTCTTGCTCTTTGAACAAAAGACACTAGGTCAAAAGCCACACTTACaatcaagtatttttcttactaGTGTTGTGTGTAAATCCTGAAGTTTGAAATGGGGGAAACATCTTTTTAGTACTTCTACTACCAAGATGGCTAGAGACCTGGAGCATGGGACAGGGAGAGAggtgcagggagagctgggcttgtttagTCTGGCAGAGAGGAGGCTAAGGAGTAAGATTGCAGCCTCTTGTCTAATTGGAGTTGTGAAGATAGCTAA contains these protein-coding regions:
- the CNGA1 gene encoding cGMP-gated cation channel alpha-1 isoform X1; the encoded protein is MGIVLFSLINKESQVRQTTMKVGVIETHHSHTIVPSVVVQDTSEDPGPTDKGENRQQYLPGAFACYNVNNNSNKDEEEKKKKKEKKSKSEKKKDGETQKNKEKKEKNKKKDKSKKNENKEEKKKDTFVIDPAGNMYYNWLFCITMPVMYNWTMIIARACFDELQHYYIAVWFIIDYVSDAIYVADMFVRTRTGYLEQGLLVKEEQKLQEKYKSSLQFKLDLLSIIPTDLLYFKLGLNYPELRINRLLRVARMFEFFQRTETRTNYPNIFRISNLVMYIVIIIHWNACVYYSISKAIGFGADTWVYPNTSDPEFARLTRKYVYSLYWSTLTLTTIGETPPPVRDSEYFFVVVDFLVGVLIFATIVGNVGSMISNMNAARAEFQARIDAIKQYMHFRNVSKDMEKRVIKWFDYLWTNKKAVDEREVLKYLPDKLRAEIAINVHLETLKKVRIFADCEAGLLVELVLKLQPQVYSPGDYICRKGDIGREMYIIKEGKLAVVADDGITQFVVLSDGSYFGEISILNIKGSKAGNRRTANIRSIGYSDLFCLSKDDLMEALTEYPDAKAMLEEKGKQILMKDGLLDIDVANLGTDPKDLEEKITHMEGAMGRLQTKFARLLAEYEAAQQKLKKRLTQIEKILKPVIEQEFSDLEEADPSTDKPGPSKVE
- the CNGA1 gene encoding cGMP-gated cation channel alpha-1 isoform X2, whose protein sequence is MKVGVIETHHSHTIVPSVVVQDTSEDPGPTDKGENRQQYLPGAFACYNVNNNSNKDEEEKKKKKEKKSKSEKKKDGETQKNKEKKEKNKKKDKSKKNENKEEKKKDTFVIDPAGNMYYNWLFCITMPVMYNWTMIIARACFDELQHYYIAVWFIIDYVSDAIYVADMFVRTRTGYLEQGLLVKEEQKLQEKYKSSLQFKLDLLSIIPTDLLYFKLGLNYPELRINRLLRVARMFEFFQRTETRTNYPNIFRISNLVMYIVIIIHWNACVYYSISKAIGFGADTWVYPNTSDPEFARLTRKYVYSLYWSTLTLTTIGETPPPVRDSEYFFVVVDFLVGVLIFATIVGNVGSMISNMNAARAEFQARIDAIKQYMHFRNVSKDMEKRVIKWFDYLWTNKKAVDEREVLKYLPDKLRAEIAINVHLETLKKVRIFADCEAGLLVELVLKLQPQVYSPGDYICRKGDIGREMYIIKEGKLAVVADDGITQFVVLSDGSYFGEISILNIKGSKAGNRRTANIRSIGYSDLFCLSKDDLMEALTEYPDAKAMLEEKGKQILMKDGLLDIDVANLGTDPKDLEEKITHMEGAMGRLQTKFARLLAEYEAAQQKLKKRLTQIEKILKPVIEQEFSDLEEADPSTDKPGPSKVE